The Hemiscyllium ocellatum isolate sHemOce1 chromosome 22, sHemOce1.pat.X.cur, whole genome shotgun sequence genome includes a region encoding these proteins:
- the stn1 gene encoding CST complex subunit STN1 isoform X1, with product MQGDSAEIQKSKNAEDPLPSMFWGLDPIHGVFAKLYIKDILELKKSCPIPGVFFYKTHPITKVDILGIIVQKREREKSVSFGVDDGTGVISCLCWKKQRALENIKPASFSFGLNLLEQLNKITQLEQQNSQLELGDIVHVRGWLKDYREQREIHSTNVSKIADPVFTAQIARMLELPYLYRNFYDKTSKISTDSTEPNQQGGKILSLQMKIKQFLNQTRVKNFYQQELEAIDSLVCIAQQNQETPCVSRQIHEVFQEAVCALQEEGVIFQKVAGPSKLYLVTDEEKELHNATLRIIQDDSTRPKHVEKGCPFLHIVNCVRHSYSAGVSEAAVQRVLDRLECNSEIVSTMDRHYTAA from the exons ATGCAGGGTGACAGTGCAGAAATACAGAAAAGTAAGAATGCAGAAGACCCACTGCCTAGCATGTTTTGGGGACTGGACCCAATACATGGAGTATTTGCAAAACTCTACATCAAGGACATCCTGGAACTTAAGAAATCATGTCCTATTCCAG GAGTGTTCTTCTATAAAACCCATCCTATCACCAAGGTGGACATTTTGGGTATAATTGTCCAGAAGCGAGAGAGGGAGAAGTCTGTAAGTTTCGGAG TGGATGATGGAACCGGAGTGATCAGCTGTTTGTGTTGGAAGAAACAAAGAGCTTTGGAGAATATAAAACCAG CCTCCTTTTCATTTGGTCTGAATCTCCTGGAGCAGCTGAACAAGATCACTCAGCTAGAACAACAGAACTCCCAGTTGGAACTAGGTGATATCGTCCATGTGAGGGGCTGGCTAAAAGATTATAGAGAGCAAAGAGAAATCCATTCCACCAATGTAT CTAAGATTGCTGATCCCGTATTCACTGCACAAATCGCTCGGATGCTGGAGCTCCCATATTTATACCGAAACTTTTATGATAAAACTTCTAAAATTTCAACAGATTCAACTGAACCAAA TCAACAGGGAGGGAAGATCCTATCACTGCAGATGAAGATCAAGCAGTTTCTGAATCAAACCAGAGTGAAAAATTTCTACCAGCAAGAACTGGAGGCCATTGATTCACTGGTCTGCATTGCTCAACAAAACCAA GAAACACCCTGTGTATCAAGGCAGATTCATGAAGTTTTTCAGGAAGCTGTCTGTGCCCTTCAGGAAGAGGGAGTTATCTTCCAGAAGGTGGCTGGACCTAGCAAGCTGTACCTG GTGACCGATGAGGAGAAAGAATTACACAATGCAACACTCAGAATCATTCAAGATGACTCCACACGACCAAAAC ATGTTGAGAAGGGCTGCCCTTTCCTTCACATCGTGAACTGTGTGCGGCACAGTTACAGTGCGGGAGTTAGTGAGGCCGCAGTGCAGAGAGTGCTGGACCGATTGGAGTGCAACAGTGAAATAGTCAGCACCATGGACCGACACTACACAGCTGCCTGA
- the stn1 gene encoding CST complex subunit STN1 isoform X2 — translation MQGDSAEIQKSKNAEDPLPSMFWGLDPIHGVFAKLYIKDILELKKSCPIPGVFFYKTHPITKVDILGIIVQKREREKSVSFGVDDGTGVISCLCWKKQRALENIKPAKIADPVFTAQIARMLELPYLYRNFYDKTSKISTDSTEPNQQGGKILSLQMKIKQFLNQTRVKNFYQQELEAIDSLVCIAQQNQETPCVSRQIHEVFQEAVCALQEEGVIFQKVAGPSKLYLVTDEEKELHNATLRIIQDDSTRPKHVEKGCPFLHIVNCVRHSYSAGVSEAAVQRVLDRLECNSEIVSTMDRHYTAA, via the exons ATGCAGGGTGACAGTGCAGAAATACAGAAAAGTAAGAATGCAGAAGACCCACTGCCTAGCATGTTTTGGGGACTGGACCCAATACATGGAGTATTTGCAAAACTCTACATCAAGGACATCCTGGAACTTAAGAAATCATGTCCTATTCCAG GAGTGTTCTTCTATAAAACCCATCCTATCACCAAGGTGGACATTTTGGGTATAATTGTCCAGAAGCGAGAGAGGGAGAAGTCTGTAAGTTTCGGAG TGGATGATGGAACCGGAGTGATCAGCTGTTTGTGTTGGAAGAAACAAAGAGCTTTGGAGAATATAAAACCAG CTAAGATTGCTGATCCCGTATTCACTGCACAAATCGCTCGGATGCTGGAGCTCCCATATTTATACCGAAACTTTTATGATAAAACTTCTAAAATTTCAACAGATTCAACTGAACCAAA TCAACAGGGAGGGAAGATCCTATCACTGCAGATGAAGATCAAGCAGTTTCTGAATCAAACCAGAGTGAAAAATTTCTACCAGCAAGAACTGGAGGCCATTGATTCACTGGTCTGCATTGCTCAACAAAACCAA GAAACACCCTGTGTATCAAGGCAGATTCATGAAGTTTTTCAGGAAGCTGTCTGTGCCCTTCAGGAAGAGGGAGTTATCTTCCAGAAGGTGGCTGGACCTAGCAAGCTGTACCTG GTGACCGATGAGGAGAAAGAATTACACAATGCAACACTCAGAATCATTCAAGATGACTCCACACGACCAAAAC ATGTTGAGAAGGGCTGCCCTTTCCTTCACATCGTGAACTGTGTGCGGCACAGTTACAGTGCGGGAGTTAGTGAGGCCGCAGTGCAGAGAGTGCTGGACCGATTGGAGTGCAACAGTGAAATAGTCAGCACCATGGACCGACACTACACAGCTGCCTGA